One segment of Glandiceps talaboti chromosome 21, keGlaTala1.1, whole genome shotgun sequence DNA contains the following:
- the LOC144451362 gene encoding large subunit GTPase 1 homolog yields MGRKKKNASGLGRSVINDRFRDKRTLPGTKSGSTWLHTSELNDGYEWGRLNLDSVTEESKLDEFLAVADLAGTEFTAERLNMRVVNPEDTGLPTAAEVSAIQQAKKENEEFIKIPRRPQWDSTTSAEELTLRERDNFLLWRRKLASLQEKEHILLTPFERNLDFWRQLWRVIERSDIVVQIVDGRNPLLFRCEDLEKYVKEVDENKENLILVNKSDLLTEEQRQSWADYFTSIGVRVLFWSATLETERYKEQQNEDKDDDDYIDESSDDDDDDDDDDDDDEEEEEEEEERNQTVNRDAIDVETHDAVSNTAISDTCIDNSSRDDALIGAEGGNIIDRPDLKDTTQTNQSDGGHITASENMQRSESDLSEGAVGISNLNVTDNQGTVLDSVVHEQRTLEPTNQIPEKAPCDKEKVQESRNPDTELHDIASQKDDRTVHFKLTDDSDVVAPSDTAGVTKKSEPVKNSSKLYGGEELLEMFKTIHTGKKVREEMTTVGLVGYPNVGKSSTINALLHSKKVPVSATPGRTKHFQTLFVEPTLCMCDCPGLVMPSLVSTKAEMIVNGILRIDEMKDHIPPVSLVCQRIPRDVLECIYGINIVKPKEGEDPNRQPTAHELLMAYGYVRGYMTPRGVPDAPRSSRYVLKDYVKGKLLYSHAPPGVDEKSFQNFVTFEKRDKDTNSDGKQKKTNNPTVITAEGIRRKQQSGQSDVDTAFFSHQNVQAHSRGVQGVAGYVRRTPHTQHISENPTHSVDTSQLSIAGKPWKKHHNKNKKEKLRRVHRYLDEC; encoded by the exons ATGGGGAGAAAGAAGAAGAACGCTTCTGGACTTGGTAGGAGCGTGATCAATGACCGATTCCGAGATAAGAGGACATTGCCAGGGACTAAGTCTGGCAGCACATGG TTACATACCAGTGAATTGAATGATGGCTATGAATGGGGAAGATTAAATCTAGATTCTGTCACAGAAGAAAGTAAATTAGATGAATTCTTAGCTGTAGCCGATCTAGCTGGTACTGAGTTTACAGCTG AAAGACTTAACATGAGAGTGGTGAACCCTGAAGATACTGGTCTTCCAACTGCTGCTGAGGTGTCAGCTATTCAACAAGCCaagaaagaaaatgaagaatttATCAAAATACCAAGAAG ACCCCAGTGGGATTCCACAACTTCAGCAGAGGAACTAACATTGAGAGAAAGAGATAACTTTCTGCTATGGAGAAGGAAACTAGCAAG TCTTCAAGAAAAAGAACACATACTTCTGACTCCGTTTGAGAGAAATCTTGATTTCTGGAGACAATTATGGAGAGTGATAGAAAGAAGTGATATAGTTGTACAGATTGTTGATGGTAGAAATCCATTGTTGTTCCGATGTGAAGATCTG GAAAAATATGTGAAAGAAGTggatgaaaataaagaaaatttgATTTTAGTCAACAAATCTGACTTACTAACAGAAGAACAGAGACAAAGCTGGGCCGACTACTTCACTAGTATTGGTGTTAGAGTTTTGTTTTGGTCTGCTACCTTGGAAACCGAAAGATACAAAGAACAGCAG aatgaagataaagatgatgatgattacaTTGATGAgagtagtgatgatgatgatgatgatgatgatgatgatgatgatgatgaggaggaggaggaggaggaagaggagAGAAATCAGACTGTAAATAGAGATGCCATAGATGTCGAAACCCATGATGCTGTTTCCAATACTGCCATAtctgatacatgtattgataattCATCAAGAGATGATGCACTCATTGGTGCAGAAGGTGGAAATATAATAGATAGACCTGATTTGAAAGACACAACACAAACTAACCAATCAGACGGTGGACATATCACAGCCAGTGAAAACATGCAAAGAAGTGAAAGTGACCTGTCCGAGGGTGCTGTtggaatttcaaatttaaacgTTACTGATAACCAAGGAACAGTGCTTGATTCTGTAGTCCATGAACAAAGGACTTTAGAGCCAACCAATCAGATTCCAGAGAAAGCACCATGTGACAAAGAGAAAGTTCAGGAAAGTAGGAACCCAGATACAGAATTACATGACATTGCTTCACAGAAAGATGACAGAACTGTACATTTCAAACTGACTGATGATAGTGATGTGGTTGCCCCTAGTGATACAGCTGGTGTGACAAAGAAATCAGAACCTGTGAAAAACAGTTCTAAGTTGTATGGAGGAGAAGAACTGCTGGAAATGTTCAAAACTATTCATACAGGAAAGAAAGTGAGAGAGGAGATGACCACAGTTGGACTG GTTGGCTACCCAAATGTTGGTAAGAGTTCTACCATCAATGCTTTGTTACACTCTAAGAAAGTTCCAGTGTCTGCAACACCAGGTAGAACTAAACACTTCCAG ACTTTGTTTGTGGAACCAACCTTGTGTATGTGTGACTGTCCTGGTCTTGTCATGCCTTCACTGGTGTCAACAAAAGctgaaatgatcgtcaacggAATTCTACGaattgatgaaatgaaagatCATATACCACCTGTTTCACTG GTCTGTCAGCGTATTCCCAGAGATGTTTTAGAGTGTATTTATGGTATTAATATAGTAAAACCTAAGGAAGGTGAAGATCCAAACAGACAACCCACAGCTCATGAATTATTAATGGCGTATGGAT ATGTTAGAGGGTATATGACACCACGTGGTGTGCCTGATGCACCAAGGTCAAGTAGATATGTACTCAAAGACTATGTCAAG GGTAAGTTACTTTACTCTCATGCACCCCCTGGTGTGGATGAGAAATCTTTCCAGAATTTTGTCACGTTTGAAAAGAGAGACAAAGACACAAACTCTGATGGTAAACAGAAGAAAACTAATAATCCTACTGTCATAACTGCAGAAGGTATCAGG AGAAAACAGCAGAGTGGTCAAAGTGATGTTGATACAGCATTTTTTAGTCATCAAAATGTTCAAGCACACAGCCGCGGAGTTCAAGGAGTAGCAGGTTATGTCAGAAGAACACCACATACTCAACATATCTCTGAGAATCCCACTCACAGTGTCGATACCAGTCAGTTGTCTATTGCTGGCAAACCATGGAAGAAACatcacaataaaaacaaaaaagaaaaactgAGAAGAGTCCATAGGTATTTAGATGAATGTTAG